A single window of Synechococcus sp. CBW1004 DNA harbors:
- a CDS encoding translation initiation factor has protein sequence MAKKGGWQEFSGLSNAAAQQRPTTAGPGTPKAQQRVRVQRTKAGKGGKLVTAITGLEAPETELKGLLKQLKAAAGTGGTLKDGVIELQGDQVAAALAALEQAGYRPKQAGG, from the coding sequence ATGGCCAAGAAAGGAGGCTGGCAGGAGTTCAGCGGCCTCAGCAATGCCGCCGCCCAGCAGCGGCCGACCACCGCTGGACCAGGCACTCCGAAGGCACAGCAGCGGGTGCGGGTGCAGCGCACCAAGGCGGGCAAGGGCGGCAAGCTGGTGACGGCGATCACGGGACTGGAAGCCCCGGAGACTGAGCTCAAGGGCCTGCTCAAGCAGCTCAAGGCGGCGGCCGGCACCGGCGGCACCCTCAAGGACGGAGTGATCGAGCTGCAGGGCGACCAGGTGGCCGCGGCCCTGGCGGCGCTGGAGCAGGCGGGCTACCGGCCGAAACAGGCGGGCGGCTGA
- a CDS encoding HEPN domain-containing protein, with amino-acid sequence MRSGRHEWACFAAHQAAEKALKALNLAQGQQAWGHTLSRLWSTLPTQVWTPAPPVGLEDRLRLLDGFYIPTRYPDSYPEGTPGEHFGRLQSEQALLHADAILRWVGAALAQLRSSDRSGDPLGDDATATEP; translated from the coding sequence ATGCGCTCGGGACGGCATGAGTGGGCCTGTTTCGCGGCTCACCAGGCTGCCGAGAAAGCCCTCAAGGCCCTGAACCTGGCGCAGGGGCAGCAGGCCTGGGGCCACACCCTCAGCCGTCTATGGTCAACTTTGCCCACACAGGTCTGGACGCCTGCGCCGCCAGTGGGTCTGGAAGACCGGCTGCGGCTGCTGGATGGTTTCTACATCCCCACCCGCTACCCGGACAGCTACCCGGAGGGCACGCCGGGCGAACATTTCGGCAGACTGCAGAGTGAGCAGGCTCTCCTCCATGCCGATGCCATCCTCCGCTGGGTCGGTGCTGCGTTGGCCCAGCTTCGATCAAGTGATCGATCAGGCGACCCGTTGGGCGACGACGCAACAGCAACAGAACCCTGA
- the purE gene encoding 5-(carboxyamino)imidazole ribonucleotide mutase translates to MGSDSDLPTMAPAVELLQRFGVSCEVRVLSAHRTPLEMVAFAQAAAGRGLKVIIAGAGGAAHLPGMVASLTTLPVIGVPVQSKALSGVDSLHSIVQMPGGIPVATVAIGGGLNAGLLAARILATADAELAAGLAAYADDLHDQVVAKDQRLVQLGAAAYLKGMG, encoded by the coding sequence ATGGGCAGCGACTCCGATCTGCCGACGATGGCGCCGGCGGTGGAGCTGCTGCAGCGCTTCGGGGTGAGCTGCGAGGTGCGGGTGCTCTCGGCCCACCGCACGCCGCTGGAGATGGTGGCCTTCGCTCAGGCCGCCGCCGGACGGGGCCTGAAGGTGATCATTGCCGGAGCTGGCGGTGCCGCCCACCTGCCGGGCATGGTGGCCTCACTCACCACCCTGCCGGTGATCGGTGTGCCGGTGCAGAGCAAGGCGCTCTCCGGGGTGGATTCGCTGCATTCGATCGTGCAGATGCCCGGCGGCATTCCGGTGGCCACGGTGGCGATCGGCGGCGGCCTCAACGCCGGCTTGCTGGCGGCGCGCATCCTGGCCACGGCCGATGCCGAGCTGGCCGCAGGCCTGGCGGCCTACGCCGACGATCTGCACGATCAGGTGGTGGCCAAGGACCAGCGGCTGGTGCAGCTGGGGGCGGCGGCGTACCTGAAGGGGATGGGGTGA
- a CDS encoding SDR family oxidoreductase gives MAPWLITGANRGIGLELCRRISARGDAVIAVCRSSSPELDALGVRVESGIELSSPESIEALAGRLAGLTLAGAILNAGILESGRLEDLDPDSIRRQFEVNALAPLLLARALLPCLASGSKLALITSRMGSIDDNTSGGSYGYRMSKVALNMAGRSLAVDLRPRGIAVAILHPGLVSTRMVNFNPQGISPAQAAAGLVERIDGLSLETSGSFWHANGELLPW, from the coding sequence ATGGCTCCCTGGCTGATCACCGGTGCCAACCGCGGCATCGGCCTCGAGCTCTGCCGCCGGATCAGCGCTCGCGGCGATGCCGTGATCGCCGTCTGCCGCAGCAGCTCGCCGGAGCTGGACGCCCTCGGCGTGCGGGTGGAGAGCGGCATCGAACTCAGCAGCCCGGAGTCGATCGAGGCGCTGGCGGGCCGGCTGGCAGGCCTGACCCTCGCGGGGGCCATCCTCAACGCCGGCATCCTGGAGTCGGGCCGCCTCGAGGATCTCGATCCAGACAGCATCCGTCGTCAGTTCGAGGTGAATGCCCTGGCGCCGCTGCTGCTGGCCCGCGCCCTGCTGCCCTGCCTGGCCTCCGGCTCGAAGCTGGCGCTGATCACCAGCCGCATGGGCTCGATCGACGACAACACCTCCGGCGGGTCCTATGGCTACCGCATGTCGAAGGTTGCGCTGAACATGGCAGGCCGCTCCCTGGCCGTCGACCTGCGGCCCCGCGGCATCGCCGTGGCGATCCTGCATCCGGGCCTGGTCAGCACCCGCATGGTGAACTTCAACCCCCAGGGCATCAGCCCGGCCCAGGCGGCCGCCGGCCTGGTGGAGCGCATCGATGGCCTGAGCCTCGAGACGTCGGGCAGCTTCTGGCACGCCAATGGGGAGCTGCTGCCGTGGTGA
- a CDS encoding type II toxin-antitoxin system Phd/YefM family antitoxin, whose protein sequence is MAKVTVHQVTVHQVNVHQAKAHLSQLLLEVEAGEEVVIARSGVPIARLVPWRNPQATIAAPGAMRGQITLAKDFDAPLDDLFEALQ, encoded by the coding sequence ATGGCCAAGGTCACGGTGCATCAGGTCACGGTGCATCAGGTCAACGTGCACCAGGCCAAGGCACACCTGTCACAGCTGCTGCTGGAGGTTGAGGCTGGCGAAGAAGTCGTGATCGCTCGCTCGGGGGTGCCGATTGCACGCCTGGTGCCCTGGCGCAACCCACAGGCCACGATCGCTGCCCCGGGAGCGATGCGGGGCCAGATCACGCTGGCCAAGGACTTCGACGCCCCACTGGACGACCTGTTTGAAGCGCTGCAGTGA
- a CDS encoding ChaN family lipoprotein: protein MRAAVPFAAPLHRAAVSRAGSARRQLRGLTLAMLLLAAAQARPGWAGSAASAARPLSGEGADASALSARCAAAQGAIEAQVSRLRSALPGLDALLLGEIHTSRADHAWQLATLEAVRQRRLRLSLGLEMVPAARQAVLDRYSAGKINEEAFLNQVGWQEVWGHDPDLYLPLLRWARQQGVPLLALNAEPELVKRVRRQGLAAIPGAEREGIGTPVSAGPAYRKRLEMAWRGHRVFTAPQPPHGTPGIPGLPTPVAQPGATDRATSAGARPPASNGPSGATRATGVADASLSAAEASDLQRFLDSQLLRDRAMAERIGAAHHRDPGRLVVALIGRGHLEDGDGVPRQLADLGLERQLSLTRVPLPDGCGPPPTRARLGAYLESANGSVWVRRVAVGSAAAAAGLRPGDRILECNGTAVDHAGQVIRGVRLQPDGVPLRLTIEREGRRLQLQLDLPTSTESRQASRDNGNRSGDRSRPVPRPFSRPHPLALSPP from the coding sequence ATGAGGGCAGCTGTCCCTTTCGCCGCTCCTCTCCACCGCGCTGCTGTGTCGCGGGCAGGGTCGGCGCGGCGACAGCTGCGAGGCCTCACCCTGGCGATGCTGCTCTTGGCGGCCGCTCAGGCCAGGCCCGGCTGGGCTGGATCCGCCGCCAGTGCAGCGCGGCCCCTGTCCGGAGAGGGGGCCGACGCCAGCGCGCTGTCCGCCCGCTGCGCCGCGGCCCAGGGCGCCATCGAGGCCCAGGTCTCCCGCCTGCGGTCCGCCCTGCCAGGGCTCGACGCCCTGCTGCTCGGCGAGATCCACACCAGCCGCGCCGACCACGCCTGGCAGCTCGCCACCCTGGAGGCCGTCCGTCAGCGCCGCCTGCGGCTGAGCCTGGGGCTGGAGATGGTGCCGGCCGCCCGTCAGGCGGTCCTGGATCGCTACAGCGCCGGCAAGATCAACGAGGAGGCATTCCTCAACCAGGTGGGCTGGCAGGAGGTCTGGGGCCATGATCCCGATCTCTACCTGCCCCTGCTGCGCTGGGCCCGCCAGCAGGGCGTGCCTCTGCTCGCGCTCAACGCCGAACCGGAGCTGGTGAAGCGGGTGCGGCGCCAGGGACTGGCGGCCATCCCAGGCGCGGAGCGTGAAGGGATCGGCACGCCGGTGAGTGCCGGGCCGGCCTACCGGAAGCGCCTGGAAATGGCCTGGCGGGGACATCGGGTCTTCACCGCCCCCCAGCCACCCCATGGCACCCCCGGGATCCCCGGCCTCCCAACGCCAGTGGCTCAGCCAGGCGCAACCGACAGAGCGACCTCCGCTGGCGCCCGCCCCCCGGCCTCGAACGGCCCCAGTGGTGCGACCAGGGCCACCGGCGTGGCTGATGCCTCCCTGAGCGCCGCCGAGGCCAGTGACCTGCAGCGCTTCCTCGACAGCCAGCTGCTGCGCGACCGGGCGATGGCCGAGCGGATCGGGGCCGCCCATCATCGAGATCCCGGCCGGCTGGTGGTCGCCCTGATCGGCCGCGGCCATCTGGAGGACGGCGATGGGGTGCCTCGCCAGCTCGCGGATCTGGGCCTGGAGCGGCAGCTCAGCCTCACCCGGGTGCCCCTGCCCGACGGCTGCGGCCCACCGCCGACACGGGCCCGGCTGGGCGCCTACCTGGAGAGCGCCAACGGCTCGGTGTGGGTGCGGCGGGTGGCAGTGGGATCGGCAGCGGCAGCGGCCGGCCTCCGCCCCGGCGATCGCATCCTTGAATGCAATGGCACGGCGGTGGACCACGCCGGCCAGGTGATCCGCGGCGTGCGCCTGCAGCCCGATGGCGTGCCGCTGAGGCTGACGATCGAACGGGAGGGCCGGCGCCTGCAGCTGCAGCTGGACCTGCCCACCAGCACGGAATCAAGGCAGGCCAGCAGGGACAATGGCAATCGGAGTGGCGACAGGAGCCGCCCCGTGCCCCGGCCCTTCAGCCGGCCTCACCCTCTCGCCCTGAGCCCGCCATGA
- a CDS encoding N-acetylglucosamine-6-phosphate deacetylase, whose product MPWLTNVRLPLERACGHDRNRLWRIGVDDAGVIAALEPLDAGSHAAGIDWGGDWLSPMGVDLQINGGLGLAFPELTPADLPRLEQLLERLWADGVEAICPTLVTCGVEPLRQALAVLAEARRRHRSGRCRLLGAHLEGPFLAYERRGAHPAEHLAAPSLEALAERIGGLRCGPGWEQPDDIALVTLAPELAGSDAVIRALRDRGAVVSLGHSAANEAQAQAAFDAGVSMLTHALNAMPDMHRRAPGPVAAALLQGDVALGLIADGVHVAPTMAVLLQRLAPDRVVIVSDALAPYGLEDGVHRWDERELHVSGGSCRLADGTLAGVTLPLLEGAVRLARWSGRPERAIAAATVLPRRVLGEQRSLPQLLVGRPLGETLRWRQGKEGLQWRQGDHSEREP is encoded by the coding sequence GTGCCCTGGCTGACGAATGTGCGCCTGCCGCTGGAGAGGGCCTGCGGCCACGACAGGAACCGCCTCTGGCGCATCGGCGTCGATGACGCGGGCGTGATCGCCGCGCTCGAACCCCTCGATGCCGGCAGCCATGCCGCCGGCATCGACTGGGGCGGCGACTGGCTCAGCCCGATGGGCGTCGACCTGCAGATCAACGGCGGCCTGGGGCTGGCCTTCCCCGAACTCACGCCCGCCGATCTGCCCCGGCTTGAGCAGCTGCTGGAGCGCCTCTGGGCCGATGGCGTCGAGGCGATCTGCCCCACCCTCGTCACCTGTGGCGTGGAGCCGCTGCGCCAGGCCCTGGCGGTGCTCGCCGAAGCGCGCCGTCGCCACCGAAGCGGTCGCTGCCGGCTGCTCGGAGCCCACCTGGAGGGGCCGTTCCTGGCCTATGAGCGCCGCGGCGCCCACCCTGCCGAGCACCTGGCGGCTCCGAGTCTGGAGGCTCTCGCGGAACGGATCGGCGGCCTGCGCTGCGGCCCCGGCTGGGAGCAGCCGGACGACATCGCCCTGGTGACCCTGGCGCCGGAACTGGCGGGCAGCGACGCGGTGATCCGTGCGCTGCGGGACCGCGGCGCGGTGGTGAGCCTGGGTCACAGCGCCGCCAACGAGGCTCAGGCCCAGGCGGCCTTCGACGCCGGGGTGTCGATGCTCACCCACGCGCTCAACGCCATGCCCGACATGCACCGGCGCGCCCCCGGCCCGGTGGCGGCGGCACTGCTGCAAGGCGACGTGGCCCTGGGCCTGATCGCCGACGGCGTGCATGTGGCGCCCACCATGGCGGTGCTGCTGCAGCGCCTCGCCCCCGACCGGGTGGTGATCGTCAGCGATGCCCTGGCCCCCTACGGCCTCGAAGACGGCGTCCACCGCTGGGATGAGCGTGAACTGCACGTCAGCGGCGGCAGCTGCCGCCTGGCCGACGGCACCCTGGCGGGCGTCACCCTGCCCCTGCTGGAGGGGGCGGTGCGCCTGGCCCGCTGGAGCGGCAGGCCGGAGCGGGCGATCGCCGCCGCCACCGTGCTGCCGCGGCGGGTGCTGGGGGAGCAGCGCTCGCTGCCGCAGCTGCTGGTGGGCCGGCCCCTGGGGGAGACCCTGCGCTGGAGGCAGGGCAAGGAGGGGCTGCAGTGGAGGCAGGGCGACCATTCAGAGCGAGAACCCTGA
- a CDS encoding methyltransferase: MPPELSPGEQLMAMASGAWVTQMIHVAAELGLADQLVGGERDCEALALACGAEADTLFRLLRGLASLGIFEETAPRRFALTPLAELLRSDHPQSLRQFARMLGEEHYLSWADLLRSVRTGENAFQHRYGCSVFAWYQQNPERGAIFDGAMTDFSRQETEALLAAFDFSGIRRLVDVGGGRGALLQRVLRATPGLQGTLFDQPEVVAPVAPPAELSDRLRVEGGDFFRSVPSGADAYLLKHIIHDWGDDACRTILGHIRAAMDPAGRVLIVEQVIPPGNGPFPGKLLDLNMLVMSEGGRERTPGEYAQLLESAGLRLSRIVPTASAVSVVEAVRAD, from the coding sequence ATGCCCCCCGAACTCAGCCCCGGCGAGCAGCTGATGGCGATGGCCAGCGGCGCCTGGGTGACACAGATGATCCACGTGGCCGCCGAGCTGGGTCTGGCGGACCAGCTGGTCGGCGGCGAGCGGGACTGCGAGGCGCTGGCGCTGGCCTGCGGCGCCGAGGCCGACACGCTGTTCCGGCTGCTGCGGGGCCTGGCCAGCCTGGGCATCTTCGAGGAGACGGCCCCGCGCCGCTTCGCCCTGACGCCACTGGCAGAGCTGCTGCGCAGCGATCACCCCCAGTCGCTGCGGCAGTTCGCACGGATGCTCGGCGAGGAGCACTACCTCAGCTGGGCCGATCTGCTTCGCAGCGTGCGCACTGGGGAGAACGCCTTCCAGCATCGCTACGGCTGCTCGGTGTTCGCCTGGTATCAGCAGAACCCGGAGCGCGGCGCCATCTTCGACGGGGCGATGACGGACTTCTCGCGCCAGGAGACCGAGGCGCTGCTGGCGGCCTTCGACTTCAGCGGCATCCGCCGGCTGGTGGATGTGGGCGGCGGCCGCGGAGCGCTGCTGCAGCGGGTGCTGCGGGCCACACCCGGGCTGCAGGGCACCCTGTTCGATCAGCCGGAGGTGGTGGCGCCGGTGGCGCCGCCTGCCGAGCTGAGCGACCGGCTGCGTGTCGAGGGCGGCGACTTCTTCCGCTCGGTGCCCTCAGGTGCCGATGCCTATCTGCTCAAGCACATCATTCACGACTGGGGTGATGACGCCTGCCGCACGATCCTCGGCCACATCCGCGCCGCGATGGATCCCGCCGGTCGGGTGCTGATCGTCGAGCAGGTGATCCCTCCCGGCAATGGCCCGTTCCCCGGCAAGTTGCTGGATCTGAACATGCTCGTGATGAGCGAAGGCGGGCGCGAGCGCACCCCCGGGGAGTACGCCCAGCTGCTGGAGAGCGCCGGGCTCCGGCTCAGCCGCATCGTGCCCACCGCGTCGGCGGTGAGCGTGGTGGAGGCGGTGAGGGCGGATTGA
- the cysC gene encoding adenylyl-sulfate kinase, with product MTASPTGSPYGAMTSQGAATNIVWHHSTVTRAARAHQRGHRSAILWFTGLSGAGKSTLANAVNSALFEQGLACYVLDGDNVRHGLCSDLGFSDADREENIRRIGEVAKLFLDAGVVVLTAFVSPFRSDRDRARALVEAGDFIEIHCAADLGVCEQRDTKGLYAKARAGEIKEFTGISSPYEEPENPELRIDTGAQDLEACVALVLAYLQSKGVIPEPGEA from the coding sequence ATGACCGCCAGCCCCACCGGTTCCCCCTATGGCGCCATGACCAGCCAGGGGGCCGCCACCAACATCGTCTGGCACCACTCCACCGTGACGCGGGCGGCGCGGGCGCACCAGCGCGGCCACCGCAGCGCCATCCTCTGGTTCACGGGCCTCAGCGGCGCCGGCAAGAGCACCCTGGCGAACGCCGTCAACTCCGCCCTGTTCGAGCAGGGGCTGGCCTGCTACGTGCTCGACGGCGACAACGTGCGCCACGGCCTCTGCAGCGATCTGGGCTTTTCCGACGCCGATCGCGAGGAGAACATCCGCCGCATCGGCGAAGTGGCCAAGCTGTTCCTCGATGCCGGCGTCGTGGTGCTCACTGCCTTCGTGTCGCCCTTCCGCAGCGACCGCGACCGGGCCCGGGCCCTGGTGGAAGCCGGCGACTTCATCGAGATCCACTGCGCCGCCGATCTAGGCGTGTGCGAACAACGCGACACCAAGGGGCTCTACGCCAAGGCGCGCGCCGGTGAGATCAAGGAGTTCACCGGCATCTCCAGCCCCTACGAGGAACCCGAGAACCCCGAGCTGCGCATCGACACCGGTGCGCAGGACCTGGAAGCCTGCGTCGCCCTGGTGCTGGCCTATCTGCAGAGCAAGGGGGTGATCCCGGAACCAGGCGAGGCCTGA
- a CDS encoding glycosyltransferase family 39 protein — MGRRRGDRRRLLLITLAAGALVFLVGLGQTGVIDETPALFAASARRMRDSGDWLVPWVNGLPRYDKPPLVYWLMATVYSLPGRMLWDPAGSLAARLPSAIASIGVMLLLADTVLRWPPSSASPENTRSVAFSSALAFALGPLALIWGRTEVSDALFSALLAVGLLLAWRTYACPHGPSWHWWPPLALATLTKGPVALVLGALTLGLFAALQGDAPRLVQRLRPGRGLLLAMVAAAPWYGVVLLREGNAYWQSFFGYHNLQRFTRVVNNHQQGWWYFGALLLVASLPYTPLLLLGLKRALLQPRPAAPEASLGRFAAGWLLAVLVFFSLSATKLPSYWLPATPAAALLVSLALGGRPGAADRNGRLALISSALLLLLLSVGLGAAPLWVRWIEDPSVPDLPGAILNGPWMLCGAGLALLSSLLAFGLASGRPEQRLLQSQLALLPLVPLLLLPLTVRLDQRRGAPIRILAAAASREQRAGESLAMVGMRKPSLHFYSGSTVIFEGRSASALRNLADRLRREQRPGLQPSTSQREATVLVVIDRETARRPHWQHWRGEQLAVAEPYRLLRLDRRWLEQRAGQLAARGERLTWMDPRPERF, encoded by the coding sequence ATGGGCCGACGACGTGGTGACCGGCGCAGGCTGCTCCTGATCACCCTCGCGGCAGGAGCCCTGGTCTTCCTGGTCGGACTGGGGCAGACCGGTGTCATCGACGAGACCCCGGCGCTGTTCGCCGCCTCCGCGCGGCGCATGCGGGACAGCGGCGACTGGCTGGTGCCCTGGGTGAACGGCCTGCCCCGCTACGACAAGCCGCCGCTCGTCTACTGGCTGATGGCAACGGTGTATTCCCTGCCGGGCCGGATGCTCTGGGATCCCGCCGGCAGCCTGGCCGCGAGGCTGCCCTCCGCCATCGCCTCGATCGGGGTGATGCTGCTCCTGGCCGACACGGTGCTGCGCTGGCCCCCGTCCTCCGCCTCGCCCGAGAACACCAGAAGCGTGGCTTTCAGCAGCGCCCTGGCCTTCGCGCTCGGCCCCCTGGCCCTGATCTGGGGCCGCACCGAGGTGAGCGATGCCCTCTTCAGTGCACTGCTGGCGGTGGGACTGCTGCTGGCCTGGCGCACCTATGCCTGCCCGCATGGGCCCTCCTGGCACTGGTGGCCTCCCCTGGCACTCGCGACCCTCACCAAGGGGCCGGTGGCCCTGGTGCTGGGCGCCCTCACCCTGGGCCTGTTCGCAGCACTTCAGGGGGATGCCCCCCGACTGGTGCAACGGCTCAGGCCCGGACGAGGGCTGCTGCTGGCGATGGTGGCGGCGGCCCCCTGGTACGGCGTGGTGTTGCTCCGCGAGGGCAATGCCTACTGGCAGAGCTTCTTCGGTTACCACAACCTGCAGCGCTTCACCCGGGTCGTGAACAACCACCAGCAGGGCTGGTGGTATTTCGGGGCGCTGCTGCTCGTGGCGAGCCTGCCCTACACCCCTCTGCTGCTGCTCGGCCTGAAGCGTGCCCTGCTGCAACCGAGACCGGCCGCGCCCGAGGCCTCCCTGGGCCGCTTCGCCGCCGGCTGGCTGCTGGCGGTGCTGGTGTTCTTCTCCCTCTCTGCCACCAAGCTCCCCAGCTACTGGCTGCCAGCGACTCCGGCCGCCGCCCTGCTCGTGAGCCTGGCACTCGGCGGGCGCCCTGGGGCGGCCGACAGAAACGGGAGACTGGCCCTCATCAGCTCGGCCCTGCTGCTGCTGCTGCTGTCCGTTGGCCTTGGCGCGGCGCCGCTGTGGGTGCGCTGGATCGAGGATCCCTCCGTTCCGGACCTCCCCGGGGCGATCCTGAACGGCCCCTGGATGCTGTGCGGGGCCGGCCTGGCCCTGCTGTCCTCCCTGCTGGCCTTCGGTCTCGCCTCAGGCCGTCCGGAGCAGCGGTTGCTCCAGAGTCAGCTGGCCCTGCTCCCGCTGGTGCCGCTGTTGCTGCTGCCCCTGACGGTGCGGCTCGATCAGCGGCGGGGAGCGCCGATCCGGATCCTGGCCGCCGCGGCCTCCCGCGAGCAGCGGGCAGGGGAAAGCCTGGCGATGGTGGGGATGAGAAAGCCGTCGCTTCACTTCTACAGCGGCTCCACGGTGATCTTCGAGGGGCGTTCCGCGTCAGCGCTGCGCAACCTGGCGGATCGTCTGCGGCGGGAACAGCGTCCGGGTCTGCAGCCCTCCACATCGCAGCGCGAGGCCACGGTGCTGGTGGTGATCGACCGGGAGACCGCCCGGCGCCCGCACTGGCAGCACTGGAGAGGCGAGCAGCTGGCCGTGGCGGAGCCCTACAGGCTGCTGCGACTCGACCGCCGCTGGCTGGAGCAGCGAGCCGGGCAGCTGGCCGCTCGCGGCGAGCGTCTTACCTGGATGGATCCACGGCCCGAGCGCTTCTGA
- a CDS encoding AI-2E family transporter, with the protein MLERLVLPPWLRFSLALPLLVLNLWVLRQLLLPLAPFPALFLTAALLAFLLDIPTRWLVGRRLPRPLALLLVLGLGFGAVVLAALWLVPRLISQLDDLITALPGWLAQGETLLTDLQTWAQGKGLPSEFGDLSSELISRTSRLASQLSQQLLSLLGATVGLTVNTVIVLVLTVFLLLGGERIAAGLAAWLPPGVRTLVTTTLYRTFRGYFGGQVLLALILSGLQMVVFTLLGIPYGVLFAVTIGFTTLIPYASALTIVLVSLLLALQDPRQGLEVLVAAISVGQVVDQVIQPRLMGSIVGLQPAWLLISLPIGARLGSLLGLGELLGLLLAVPVASCGKTFLDAWAQRLRAGELAQAGG; encoded by the coding sequence ATGCTCGAGCGGTTGGTGCTGCCCCCCTGGCTGCGTTTCAGCCTGGCCCTGCCGCTGCTGGTGCTCAACCTCTGGGTGCTGCGCCAGCTGCTGCTGCCGCTGGCGCCGTTCCCGGCGTTGTTCCTGACGGCGGCGTTGCTGGCCTTTCTGCTCGACATCCCGACGCGCTGGCTGGTGGGCCGTCGCCTGCCCAGACCGCTGGCCCTGCTCCTGGTGCTCGGTCTGGGCTTCGGCGCGGTGGTGCTGGCGGCGCTGTGGCTGGTGCCGCGCCTGATCAGCCAGCTGGATGATCTGATCACCGCCCTGCCGGGCTGGCTGGCCCAGGGGGAGACACTGCTCACCGATCTGCAGACCTGGGCCCAGGGCAAGGGCCTGCCGTCGGAGTTCGGCGATCTGAGCAGCGAACTGATCAGCCGCACCAGCCGCCTGGCCAGCCAGCTCAGCCAACAGCTGCTCAGTCTGCTGGGGGCCACGGTCGGCCTGACGGTCAACACCGTGATCGTGCTGGTGCTGACGGTGTTCCTGCTGCTCGGGGGGGAGCGCATCGCCGCCGGTCTGGCCGCCTGGTTGCCCCCGGGCGTGCGCACCCTGGTGACCACCACCCTCTATCGCACCTTCCGCGGTTACTTCGGTGGGCAGGTGCTGCTGGCGCTGATCCTCAGCGGTCTGCAGATGGTGGTGTTCACCCTGCTGGGCATTCCCTATGGGGTGCTGTTCGCCGTGACGATCGGCTTCACCACCCTGATTCCCTATGCCAGTGCCCTGACGATCGTGCTGGTGAGCCTGCTGCTCGCCCTGCAGGATCCGCGTCAGGGCCTGGAGGTCCTGGTGGCTGCGATCAGCGTCGGTCAGGTGGTGGATCAGGTGATCCAGCCGCGCCTGATGGGCAGCATCGTCGGCCTGCAGCCGGCCTGGTTGTTGATCAGCCTCCCCATCGGCGCCCGCCTGGGCAGCCTGCTCGGGCTGGGCGAATTGCTGGGCTTGCTGCTGGCGGTGCCGGTGGCCAGCTGCGGCAAGACCTTTCTCGATGCCTGGGCGCAGCGGTTGCGGGCGGGGGAGCTGGCTCAGGCAGGCGGCTGA
- a CDS encoding nucleotidyltransferase domain-containing protein — MPSSAGSVLRWPSFDQVIDQATRWATTQQQQNPDLLAVGVFGSYGRGDAGVGSDLDLVLILESCALPIWERLRRWDTGALPLACDLLVYSREEWQTLPSWNPRLAEVLGRDARWLAGHPPHPSSSPAILRR; from the coding sequence ATGCCATCCTCCGCTGGGTCGGTGCTGCGTTGGCCCAGCTTCGATCAAGTGATCGATCAGGCGACCCGTTGGGCGACGACGCAACAGCAACAGAACCCTGATCTGCTGGCTGTTGGTGTGTTCGGCTCCTACGGCCGCGGTGATGCCGGTGTGGGCAGCGATCTGGATCTGGTGTTGATCCTTGAGTCCTGCGCCCTGCCGATCTGGGAGCGCCTGCGCCGCTGGGACACCGGCGCGCTGCCGCTGGCCTGCGATCTGCTCGTCTACAGCCGCGAGGAATGGCAGACCCTGCCCAGCTGGAATCCCCGGCTGGCCGAGGTCCTCGGCCGCGACGCGCGCTGGCTGGCGGGCCATCCCCCTCATCCCTCCTCATCGCCGGCCATCTTGCGGAGGTAA